The DNA sequence GCATGGGATGCAAGTGGGAACAACGTAACTTATGAATTTAATGTTACTATAGAAGGTAAGTTTGATTGATATGTAATATGTTTTATTTACTACTATGTATATATAAAATGTTCCacaatgataaataaaaaatcaGAGATTCCCTTCCTTGAGCTTTTGCCAAAACTTACCGGGGATCTATCAAACTGTTACTTTCAGTTGCATCTTTATTGGAGCGTAATTGTTTCATGATGTTCTTGTGACAAGCTtgaaaaaaatttattttaaatttgatttcttaCTAAACAAGTACTCCTACCATTTGTTATATTGCAGACAATGAAGGTCCAGTATTTAGCAACACCCCTAGTGACATCACTGTGGATACAGAATCAGGTCTGTCTACTGCTGTTGTAACATGGACAGAACCAACAGTGGCCGATAACTCAGGAGACTACACAGTAACATCAAATTACAATTCTGGATACAGGTTTCCTTTGGGAACAACCACAGTCAAATATTATGCATGGGATGCAAGTGGAAATAATGTCACTTTTGAATTTAATGTTACTATTGAAGGTAAGTTTGATTGATATACGTATTAATTACTACTATGTATATATAAAATGTTCCacaatgataaataaaaaatcaGAGATTCCCTTCCTTGAGCTTTTGCCAAAACTTATCGGGGATCTATCAAACTGTTACTTTCAGTTGCATCTTTAATGGAACATGATTGGTTCATGATGTTCCTGTGACAagcttaaaaaaattattttaaatctgATTTCTTACTAAACAATACTCCTACCATTCGTTAAATTGCAGACAACGAAGGCCCAGTATTTAGCAACACCCCTAGTGACATCACTGTGGATACAGAATCAGGTCGGTCTTCTGCTGTTGTAACATGGACAGAACCAACAGTGACTGATAACTCAGGAGACTACACAGTAACATCAAATTACAATTCTGGATACAGGTTTCCTTTGGGGACAACCACAGTTAAATATTATGCATGGGATGTAAGTGGCAACAATGTCACTTTTGAATTTAATGTCACCGTTGAAGGTGAGTTTGAttgattttatgttttatttactACTATGTAGGTATAAACTGTTCCacaatgataaataaaaaaggaGCTTTTGCCAAGACTTTTACAGAGGGATATATCAAACTGTTGCTTTCAGTTGCATCTGCTATAGAACATAAATGGTTTGTGGTTTTTCTGTGACCAGCCTGAAAAAGttgatttcaaaatttgattACTTCCTAAGCAAACTACTGGTACCATTTGTTATATTTGCAGACAATGAAGATACAATGTTTTCCAACACCCCTAGTGACATCACTGTGGATACAGAATCAGGTCTGTCTTCTGCTGTTGTAACATGGACGGAACCAACAGTAATGGATAACTCGGGAGACTACACAGTAACATCAACTTACAATTCTGGATACAGGTTTCCTTTGGGAACAACCACAGTCAGATATTATGCATGGGATGCAAGTGGAAATaatgtcaattttgaatttaATGTCACTGTTGAAGGTAAGTTTGATtgattttatgtttattttctaCTATGTAGATATAAACGGTttcacaataaaaaataaaaaataagagaTTCACTTCCCTGAATCAGGGTTCCATAAAACTGTTGCCTTAAGTTACATCTATCTACTATGTAGATATACACTGTTAaacaatgataaataaaaaatgagAGATTCACTTCCATTAATTGGTTTTAAAAAATAGCTTTGCTTTCTGTTCATCTTGGGACTGCATTAACTGTCATATTTGCAAGGGATTATGCTTGTCAATATGAAAACAAATTAAGTCATTCAAAATTTGTGGTCGTTAACAAATTCACATCATTTATCACACAGATAATGAAGGTCCTGTATTTAGCAGCACCCCTAGTGACATCACTGTGGATACAGAATCAGGTCTGTCTACTGCTGTTGTAACATGGACAGAACCAACAGTGACTGATAACTCGGGAGACTACACAGTAACATCAAATTACAATACTGGATACAGGTTTCCTTTGGGGACAACCACAGTCAAATATTATGCATGGGATGCAAGTGGAAATAATGTCACTTTTTACTTTAATGTCACTGTGGAAGGTAAGTTTGAttgattttatgttttatttactACTATGTAGGTATAAACTGTTCCacaatgataaataaaaaaggaGCTTTTGCCAAGACTTTTAAAAGAGGGATATATCAAACTGTTGCTTTCATTTGCATCTGCTATAGAACATAAATGGTTTGTGGTTTTTCTGTGACCAgcctgaaaaagttgattttcaaaatttgattacTTCCTAAGCAAACTACTGGTACCATTTGTTATATTTGCAGACAATGAAGATACAATGTTTTCCAACACCCCTAGTGACATCACTGTGGATACAGAATCAGGTCTGTCTTCTGCTGTTGTAACATGGACGGAACCAACAGTGATGGATAACTCGGGAGACTACACAGTAACATCAACTTACAATTCTGGATACAGGTTTCCTTTGGGGACAACCACAGTCAAATATTATGCATGGGATGCAAGTGGCAACAATGTCACTTATGAATTTAATGTTACCGTTGAAGGTAAGTTTGAttgattttatgttttatttactATTCTCTAGATAAAAAAACTGTTGCACAATGATAAATATGAAAAGAGAAATTCACTTCCCTGAGCCTTTGTCAAAACTTATCAGGGATCTATCAAACTGTTGCTTTCAGTTGCATCTTTAATGGAACATGGTTGGTTTGTGTTTTTCTTGtgacaatcattaaaaaaatttgattctAAATTTGATTTCTGACTAAACAAGTACTCCTACCATTTGGTATATTTCAGACAATGAAGGTCCAGTATTTAGCAGCACCCCTAGTGACATCACTGTGGATACAGAATCTGGTCTGGCTACTGCTGTTGTAACATGGACAGAACCAACAGTGACTGATAACTCAGGAGACTACACAGTAACATCAAATTACAATTCTGGATACAGGTTTCCTTTGGGGACATCAACAGTTAAATATTATGCATGGGATGCAAGTGGAAATAATGTCACTTATGAATTTAATGTTACTATTGAAGGTAAGTTTGAttgattttatgttttatttactATTCTCTAGATAAACAAAGTGTTGCACAATGATAAACATGAAATGAGAGATTCATTTCCCTGAGCTTTTGTCAAAACTTATCAGGGATCTATCAAACTGTTGCTGTCATGGTTGGTTTGTGTTTTTCTTGTGACAATCATGACAAAATTTGATTCTAAATTTGATTTCTGACTAAACAAATACTCTTTCCATTTGTTATATTGCAGACAATGAAGATCCATTGTTTTCAAACACCCCTAGTGACATCACTGTGGATACAGAATCAGGTCTGTCTACTGCTGTTGTAACATGGACAGAACCAACAGTGACTGATAACTCAGGAGACTACACAGTAACATCAAATTACAATTCTGGATACAGGTTTCCTTTGGGGACAACCACAGTTAGATATTATGCATGGGATGCAAGTGGAAATAATGTCACTTATGAATTTAATGTTACTATTGAAGGTAAGTTTGAttgattttatgttttatttactATTCTCTAGATAAAAAAAGTGTTGCACAATGATAAACATGAAATGAGAGATTCATTTCCCTGAGCTTTTGTCAAAACTTATCAGGGATCTATCAAACTGTTGCTGTCATGGTTGGTTTGTGTTTTCTTGTGACAATCATGACAAAATTTGATTCTAAATTTGATTTCTGACTAAACAAATACTCTTTCCATTTGTTATATTGCAGACAATGAAGATCCATTGTTTTCAAACACCCCTAGTGACATCACTGTGGATACAGAATCAGGTCTGTCTACTGCTGTTGTAACATGGACAGAACCAACAGTGACTGATAACTCAGGAGACTACACAGTAACATCAAATTACAATTCTGGATACAGGTTTCCTTTGGGGACAACCACAGTTAGATATTATGCATGGGATGCAAGTGGAAATAATGTCACTTTTGAATTTAATGTTACTATTGAA is a window from the Amphiura filiformis chromosome 12, Afil_fr2py, whole genome shotgun sequence genome containing:
- the LOC140166769 gene encoding hyalin-like, producing the protein MKVQYLATPLVTSLWIQNQDLSTAVVTWTEPTVTDNSGDYTVTSNYNSGYRFPLGTTTVKYYAWDASGNNVTFEFNVTIEDNEGPVFSNTPSDITVDTESGLSTAVVTWTEPTVTDNSGDYTVTSNYNSGYRFPLGTTTVKYYAWDASGNNVTYEFNVTIEDNEGPVFSSTPSDITVDTESGLSSAVVTWTEPTVTDNSGDYTVTSNYNSGYRFTLGTTTVKYYAWDASGNNVTYEFNVTIEDNEGPVFSNTPSDITVDTESGLSTAVVTWTEPTVADNSGDYTVTSNYNSGYRFPLGTTTVKYYAWDASGNNVTFEFNVTIEDNEGPVFSSTPSDITVDTESGLATAVVTWTEPTVTDNSGDYTVTSNYNSGYRFPLGTSTVKYYAWDASGNNVTYEFNVTIEDNEDPLFSNTPSDITVDTESGLSTAVVTWTEPTVTDNSGDYTVTSNYNSGYRFPLGTTTVRYYAWDASGNNVTYEFNVTIEDKKSVAQ